The Pseudosulfitobacter pseudonitzschiae genome includes a region encoding these proteins:
- a CDS encoding DUF3307 domain-containing protein: protein MTATMTSLLILLFLFQIKHMFADFFLQTPRMLSDRGRYAHMGRAQHAGVHALLSALVLLIVGVSLPLILALVAIEWVAHYHIDWAKGCWSDRTCHTPQDGGYWRAMGTDQALHQLTYLAMAWGWTLWA, encoded by the coding sequence TTGACCGCCACGATGACATCCTTGCTGATCCTGCTTTTTCTGTTTCAGATCAAGCATATGTTTGCTGATTTCTTTTTGCAGACACCGCGTATGCTGTCCGATCGCGGGCGCTATGCGCATATGGGGCGGGCGCAACACGCGGGCGTTCATGCGCTGTTGTCGGCGCTGGTGCTGTTGATCGTCGGCGTATCGCTTCCGCTGATACTGGCGCTTGTGGCGATTGAATGGGTCGCACATTACCACATTGATTGGGCCAAGGGGTGCTGGTCGGACCGAACCTGCCACACCCCGCAAGACGGTGGATACTGGCGGGCGATGGGCACCGATCAGGCGCTGCACCAGCTGACCTATCTGGCGATGGCTTGGGGCTGGACGCTCTGGGCTTGA
- a CDS encoding ABC transporter transmembrane domain-containing protein: MVTLTLFPLLYLTLELPKRIINDAIAARSDVVEYYGMSFSQIHFLLILCGLFLLAVIGHGLMKMRINTMKGVLSERLLRRYRYGLIARILRFPQPYFERTSQGELVSMVTSESEPMGGLMGDALAQPVLQAGQMLTILGFLFAQSFTFGIAACALIPLQAWLIPKLQRRINLLNKKRVVQVRALAAEIGESASGAATLRVNGGWRYRMAMITDRLGRLYEIRFDIYQKKFFMKFINNFITQLTPFFFFSIGGYLVIQGQVSLGALVAALAAYKDLSSPWKELLVYYNQAQDMQLRWETIAERFAPSGMIDEDKFYGQPDCLPHLDGDVVLDGVTVRDADGNAVLEDITATLPAGRSIAITAPSDEDRRALAQVLTRETIPTSGHVRIGDHALNDLHQGVIAARIGHATSRPVLFQGTFGDNIMMALKHQPHGQGSDAAFATEALRAGNTDDMLDALWMDLDRAGTKDNDGLLDWWLALVNGMGSSAALFRRATELRIDPARQPELARRLVDLRPEVTAALEQADLTRHAYIFSDDTYNPALPVAENLLFATARQPVTPAFIAGQTEFLELLAKLDLDRDLLALTRDVIDLLRQIFGIDGTDHPLFRKLTLAPETYEAAVAILSRQREGTELTADDTALLLTVPFQITSDQIGAGFPDEIKARVLEMRGLHAAALRASMGTAFAPINAGEIVAGLTVLENALFGKISDGAGSKGDEVRSKVAEVMQNSGLGREVTRLILDVPIALGGANLPAFYAEPAAVSRAAIKRPDILILEAALASFDASIQEAMFENLRDLLPDTTLVFIAPSFENEDVFDMQLELVDGRIVGGATAQTASEDSATSADLARKVQALGSTDLFSGVSRKQLRLLAFGARWYTCRAGDYVFHKNDPPADGAYMILEGEADLWLPHADKDDQLITTVGAGALVGELGLIRNEPRALDMQAKTDLTCLRIGVEEFLAVVENDATTAFKLLQVVAGYVST, translated from the coding sequence ATGGTCACGCTGACACTGTTTCCGCTGCTCTATCTGACATTGGAGCTGCCCAAACGGATCATCAACGACGCCATCGCAGCGCGTTCGGATGTGGTTGAATATTATGGCATGTCGTTCAGCCAGATCCATTTCCTGTTGATCCTGTGCGGGCTGTTCTTGTTGGCGGTGATCGGTCACGGGCTGATGAAGATGCGCATCAATACCATGAAGGGAGTACTGTCCGAGCGTTTGCTGCGGCGGTATCGCTATGGGTTGATCGCGCGAATCTTGCGGTTTCCACAACCCTACTTCGAACGCACGTCACAGGGCGAACTGGTCAGCATGGTCACTTCGGAAAGCGAACCGATGGGCGGGCTGATGGGGGATGCGCTGGCGCAACCTGTTTTGCAGGCCGGGCAAATGCTGACGATTCTGGGGTTTCTGTTCGCGCAGTCCTTCACCTTCGGGATCGCGGCCTGTGCGTTGATCCCGTTGCAGGCGTGGCTGATCCCCAAACTGCAAAGGCGCATCAATCTTTTGAACAAAAAGCGCGTGGTGCAAGTGCGCGCGCTGGCCGCCGAGATCGGTGAAAGCGCGTCGGGCGCGGCCACCTTGCGTGTCAACGGCGGCTGGCGTTACCGGATGGCGATGATCACCGACCGTCTGGGGCGGCTCTACGAGATCCGCTTTGACATCTATCAGAAGAAATTCTTCATGAAGTTTATCAACAACTTCATCACCCAGCTGACCCCGTTTTTCTTTTTCTCGATCGGGGGATATCTGGTCATTCAGGGTCAGGTTAGCCTTGGTGCGCTGGTCGCCGCCCTTGCGGCCTACAAAGACCTGTCGAGCCCTTGGAAAGAACTACTGGTTTACTACAATCAGGCGCAGGACATGCAATTGCGCTGGGAAACCATCGCCGAGCGGTTTGCGCCCTCGGGCATGATCGACGAAGACAAGTTTTATGGCCAGCCCGACTGCCTGCCGCATCTGGACGGCGATGTGGTGCTGGACGGGGTGACCGTGCGCGACGCCGATGGCAATGCGGTGCTCGAAGACATCACCGCCACCCTGCCCGCAGGTCGCAGCATCGCCATCACCGCACCCAGCGACGAAGACCGCCGCGCGCTGGCGCAGGTGCTGACCCGCGAAACCATCCCCACCAGCGGCCATGTGCGCATCGGTGATCATGCGCTGAACGACCTGCATCAGGGCGTGATCGCCGCGCGCATCGGCCATGCCACATCGCGCCCCGTCCTGTTTCAGGGCACGTTTGGCGACAACATCATGATGGCGCTGAAACACCAGCCGCACGGACAGGGCAGCGATGCCGCTTTTGCCACCGAAGCGCTGCGCGCAGGCAACACTGATGACATGCTGGACGCGCTCTGGATGGATCTGGACCGTGCGGGCACCAAGGACAACGACGGGCTGCTGGACTGGTGGCTGGCGCTGGTCAACGGCATGGGCAGCTCTGCCGCGCTGTTTCGCCGTGCCACCGAACTGCGCATTGATCCGGCCCGCCAACCCGAACTGGCGCGACGTCTTGTTGATCTGCGCCCCGAGGTGACCGCAGCACTTGAGCAGGCCGATCTGACCCGCCATGCCTATATCTTCAGCGACGACACCTATAACCCTGCTCTTCCCGTGGCCGAAAACCTGTTGTTCGCCACCGCACGCCAGCCGGTGACGCCTGCCTTTATCGCGGGGCAGACCGAGTTTCTGGAATTGCTGGCCAAACTTGATCTGGACCGCGACCTGCTGGCGCTGACCCGCGATGTGATCGACCTGTTGCGGCAGATTTTCGGCATCGACGGCACCGATCACCCGCTGTTTCGCAAGCTGACACTTGCGCCCGAAACCTACGAGGCCGCCGTGGCAATCCTGTCGCGCCAGCGCGAGGGCACCGAGTTGACAGCCGACGACACGGCGCTGCTACTGACGGTGCCGTTCCAGATCACGTCGGACCAGATCGGCGCGGGCTTCCCCGACGAGATCAAAGCCCGCGTGCTGGAAATGCGCGGTCTACACGCAGCAGCGCTTCGGGCCAGCATGGGAACGGCCTTTGCGCCGATCAACGCGGGCGAGATCGTAGCAGGGCTGACCGTGCTGGAAAACGCCCTGTTCGGCAAAATCTCGGACGGGGCCGGATCAAAGGGCGATGAAGTGCGTTCCAAAGTGGCCGAAGTGATGCAGAACAGCGGCCTTGGCCGCGAGGTGACGCGTCTGATCCTTGATGTGCCGATTGCGCTGGGTGGCGCGAACCTGCCTGCGTTCTATGCCGAACCCGCCGCCGTCAGCCGTGCAGCGATCAAACGGCCAGATATTCTGATCCTCGAAGCGGCCCTGGCCAGTTTCGATGCCTCGATTCAAGAGGCCATGTTCGAGAACCTGCGAGACTTGCTGCCCGACACCACGCTGGTGTTCATCGCTCCAAGCTTTGAAAACGAGGATGTTTTTGACATGCAACTGGAACTAGTCGACGGACGCATCGTGGGCGGGGCCACTGCGCAGACCGCCAGCGAGGACAGCGCCACCAGCGCAGATCTGGCGCGCAAGGTGCAGGCGCTGGGATCAACCGATCTGTTTTCAGGCGTGTCGCGCAAACAGCTGCGGCTGCTGGCATTTGGCGCGCGCTGGTACACCTGCCGTGCTGGCGATTACGTGTTTCACAAGAATGATCCGCCCGCCGACGGGGCCTATATGATCCTCGAGGGCGAGGCGGACCTGTGGCTGCCCCATGCGGACAAGGACGACCAGTTGATCACCACCGTCGGTGCCGGTGCGCTGGTGGGCGAGTTGGGCCTGATCCGCAACGAGCCGCGGGCGCTGGACATGCAGGCCAAGACCGACCTGACCTGCCTGCGCATCGGCGTCGAAGAGTTTCTGGCCGTAGTCGAAAACGACGCCACCACCGCGTTCAAACTGTTGCAGGTGGTCGCGGGCTACGTCAGCACCTAG
- a CDS encoding O-acetylhomoserine aminocarboxypropyltransferase/cysteine synthase family protein: MTDETSYGFDTLQIHAGARPDPATGARQTPIYQTTAYVFRDADHAAALFNLQEVGFIYSRLTNPTVAVLQERIATLEGGVGAVCCSSGHAAQIMALFPLMMPGNNVVVSTRLYGGTVTQFTHTIKRFGWSAKFVDFDDLDAVKAACDDQTRAVFCEAIANPGGYITDLDAISAIADEAGVPLIVDNTSATPYLCRPIEHGATLVVHSTTKYLTGNGTVTGGCIVDSGKFDWSASDKFPSLSAPEPAYHGLKFHETFGALAFTFHGIAIGLRDLGMTMNPQAAHYTLMGTETLSLRMDRHVENAMKVAAWLENDPRIDYVTYAGLKSSPYNERVAKICPRGAGGLFTFAVKGGYDACIKLVNSLEIFSHVANLGDTRSLIIHSASTTHRQLTEEQQIAAGAAPEVVRVSIGTENADDLIADLDQALSKATA; encoded by the coding sequence ATGACAGATGAAACATCATACGGCTTTGACACGCTGCAAATTCACGCGGGCGCACGCCCCGATCCGGCCACGGGCGCACGGCAGACGCCGATCTACCAGACCACGGCCTATGTGTTCCGCGACGCCGACCACGCAGCAGCACTGTTCAACCTGCAAGAGGTCGGGTTCATCTATTCGCGCCTGACCAACCCAACGGTCGCCGTTCTGCAAGAACGCATTGCGACGCTTGAGGGGGGCGTGGGTGCTGTGTGCTGTTCGTCGGGTCACGCCGCGCAAATTATGGCGCTATTCCCGCTAATGATGCCGGGTAACAATGTTGTGGTTTCCACACGCCTGTATGGCGGCACGGTTACCCAGTTCACCCACACCATCAAACGCTTTGGCTGGAGCGCGAAATTCGTCGACTTCGACGATCTCGACGCGGTCAAGGCGGCCTGCGACGACCAGACCCGTGCGGTCTTCTGCGAGGCAATCGCCAACCCCGGCGGATATATCACCGATCTGGACGCGATCAGCGCCATTGCGGACGAAGCGGGCGTTCCGCTGATCGTCGACAACACCTCGGCCACGCCGTATCTGTGCCGCCCCATCGAACATGGTGCGACGCTGGTCGTACATTCAACCACCAAATACCTGACCGGCAACGGCACCGTCACCGGCGGCTGCATTGTGGACAGCGGCAAATTCGACTGGTCGGCATCGGACAAGTTCCCATCGCTGAGTGCGCCCGAGCCCGCCTATCACGGGCTGAAGTTTCACGAGACATTCGGCGCGCTGGCCTTCACCTTTCACGGCATCGCCATCGGCCTGCGCGATCTGGGCATGACGATGAACCCGCAGGCGGCGCACTACACGCTGATGGGCACCGAAACCCTGTCGCTGCGCATGGACCGGCACGTCGAGAACGCGATGAAAGTCGCCGCGTGGCTGGAGAACGATCCACGCATTGATTATGTCACCTATGCTGGCCTGAAATCTTCGCCCTATAACGAACGGGTCGCGAAGATCTGCCCGCGCGGCGCAGGTGGTCTGTTCACCTTTGCGGTCAAGGGCGGCTACGACGCTTGCATCAAGCTGGTGAACAGTCTGGAGATTTTCAGCCACGTTGCCAACCTTGGCGATACGCGGTCGTTGATCATTCACTCGGCGTCGACTACGCACCGTCAGTTGACCGAAGAACAACAGATTGCGGCAGGGGCCGCGCCCGAAGTGGTGCGCGTGTCAATCGGCACTGAAAACGCCGACGACCTGATTGCCGATCTGGATCAGGCGCTGAGCAAGGCGACCGCCTGA
- a CDS encoding SIMPL domain-containing protein — protein sequence MRNMMMASALALAAMTGGAMGQQAGNTTPPQIEVQGQGEVAVAPDMAVISLGVTHRSPQAQDAVTAVNENMAAILQRLTEQGVDASDVQTSQLTVDVDRSQQMRSASDENALDKPQQFVATSQVSVRVRDLDNLGGLLDLVLQDGANQMSGLRFDVQSPAPLEAQARERAVQNAMEQAAQLAAAAGVELGSVRRITAYNNGGRPKMMEMSRSSDGVPVASGEVTIDAQVSVIFDIAQ from the coding sequence ATGCGCAATATGATGATGGCCAGTGCACTGGCGCTGGCAGCAATGACGGGCGGCGCAATGGGCCAGCAGGCGGGCAATACGACCCCGCCACAAATTGAAGTGCAAGGGCAGGGCGAAGTGGCCGTGGCCCCCGATATGGCCGTGATCAGCTTGGGCGTGACTCACCGCAGCCCACAGGCACAGGACGCGGTGACGGCAGTCAATGAAAACATGGCGGCGATTCTGCAGCGTCTGACTGAACAGGGTGTCGACGCCTCTGACGTGCAGACCAGCCAATTGACCGTGGATGTGGATCGCAGCCAGCAGATGCGCAGCGCAAGCGACGAAAACGCCTTGGACAAGCCCCAGCAATTTGTCGCAACTTCGCAAGTCAGCGTGCGCGTGCGTGATCTGGACAATTTGGGCGGTCTGCTGGATTTGGTGCTGCAAGACGGTGCCAACCAGATGTCGGGCCTGCGTTTCGACGTGCAATCCCCCGCACCCTTGGAGGCACAGGCGCGTGAACGCGCGGTTCAGAACGCGATGGAGCAAGCCGCGCAACTGGCCGCCGCCGCAGGTGTCGAACTGGGATCGGTCCGCCGGATTACGGCCTATAACAACGGCGGCCGCCCCAAGATGATGGAAATGTCGCGCAGCAGCGACGGCGTTCCGGTCGCCTCGGGCGAGGTGACGATTGATGCGCAGGTGTCGGTAATTTTCGATATTGCGCAGTAA
- the hppD gene encoding 4-hydroxyphenylpyruvate dioxygenase, producing MGPFPHDAPKSTITEDNPAGTDGFEFVEFASPEPQELRDLFTRMGYTKVAKHKTQDVELWQQGDITYVLNADTDSYAAKFVAEHGPCAPSMGWRVVDAQKAFDHAVSKGAKPYEGGGKVMDVPAIYGIGDSLIYFVDQYYETSPYNAEFEWLEQSKPRGVGFFYLDHLTHNVHKGNMDTWFNFYGDLFNFREIRFFDIEGKFTGLLSRALTSPCGRIRIPINEDRGETGQIVAYLKKYKGEGIQHIAVGSDNIYDSTDAIAEKGVKFMPGPPDTYYELSKTRVVDHDEPIDRMKTHGILIDGEGVVDGGETRILLQIFSKTVIGPIFFEFIQRKGDDGFGEGNFKALFESIEAEQIANGELEGAEPN from the coding sequence ATGGGTCCGTTCCCGCACGATGCACCAAAATCCACGATCACCGAAGATAACCCCGCTGGCACCGACGGCTTCGAGTTTGTCGAATTTGCCAGCCCCGAGCCGCAAGAATTGCGCGATCTGTTCACCCGCATGGGCTATACCAAGGTGGCCAAGCACAAGACGCAGGATGTCGAGCTGTGGCAGCAGGGCGATATTACCTATGTGCTGAACGCCGATACCGACAGCTATGCCGCGAAATTCGTGGCCGAGCACGGGCCGTGCGCCCCGTCGATGGGCTGGCGTGTGGTCGATGCACAAAAGGCCTTTGATCATGCTGTGTCCAAAGGGGCAAAACCCTATGAGGGCGGTGGCAAGGTGATGGACGTGCCTGCGATCTACGGCATTGGCGACTCGCTGATCTATTTCGTCGACCAGTATTACGAAACATCGCCCTACAACGCGGAATTTGAATGGCTGGAGCAGTCCAAGCCGCGCGGCGTCGGGTTCTTCTATCTCGATCACCTGACCCACAACGTCCACAAGGGCAATATGGACACTTGGTTCAACTTCTACGGTGACCTGTTCAACTTCCGTGAAATCCGGTTTTTTGACATCGAGGGCAAGTTTACCGGATTGCTCAGCCGTGCCCTGACGTCGCCCTGTGGTCGTATCCGTATTCCGATCAACGAAGACCGTGGCGAGACGGGTCAGATTGTGGCTTATCTGAAGAAGTACAAGGGCGAAGGCATCCAGCATATTGCTGTCGGGTCTGATAATATTTACGACAGCACTGACGCAATTGCAGAAAAAGGTGTGAAATTCATGCCGGGTCCGCCGGACACGTATTACGAGCTGTCGAAAACCCGCGTCGTTGACCATGACGAACCGATTGATCGCATGAAAACCCACGGCATCCTGATTGATGGCGAAGGCGTTGTAGACGGAGGCGAGACTCGTATCCTGCTGCAAATCTTCTCGAAAACCGTGATCGGGCCAATCTTTTTCGAGTTCATCCAGCGCAAGGGTGACGACGGCTTTGGCGAGGGCAACTTCAAAGCGTTGTTCGAGAGCATCGAGGCCGAACAGATCGCCAATGGCGAATTGGAAGGCGCAGAGCCAAACTGA
- a CDS encoding Lrp/AsnC family transcriptional regulator, protein MIDDLDTRLLEALQKNSQATAQELAEILHLSSSQIGRRRQRLEAAGYIESYTARLNPAKLGLNVQGFVQVHLGTHGPDHSEAFARLVHSRPEITSAWTMTGDADYLLRVFCADLPALNALIHEVLLPHPAVARVHSQIVMDQLKRDGPLPT, encoded by the coding sequence ATGATTGACGATCTCGACACGCGACTTCTGGAAGCCCTGCAAAAGAACAGTCAGGCCACAGCGCAGGAACTGGCCGAAATCCTGCATTTGTCCTCGAGCCAGATAGGACGCCGCCGCCAGCGACTTGAGGCGGCAGGCTATATCGAAAGCTACACCGCGCGGCTGAACCCAGCGAAACTGGGGCTGAACGTTCAGGGGTTTGTGCAGGTGCATCTTGGCACCCACGGCCCCGACCATTCCGAAGCTTTTGCCCGTCTGGTCCACAGCCGCCCCGAAATTACCAGCGCATGGACCATGACCGGCGATGCCGATTATCTTCTGCGGGTCTTCTGCGCCGATCTGCCCGCGCTGAACGCGCTGATCCACGAGGTGCTGCTGCCCCATCCGGCGGTGGCGCGCGTCCACAGCCAGATCGTGATGGACCAGCTCAAGCGCGACGGCCCCCTGCCCACCTGA
- a CDS encoding monovalent cation:proton antiporter-2 (CPA2) family protein, translating into MESFLYQASIYLLAAVIAVPIAARLGLGSVLGYLTAGILIGPVLSLVGSETESLQHFAEFGVVMMLFLIGLELEPRALWDMRHKLVGLGGLQVTLSTVVLMGLAMAYDQPWGVALAIGLTLSLSSTAIVLQTLSEKGLTQTNGGRSVFSVLLTQDIAVIPILAFLPLIAVTIPVSLTENGAIVLSTDDHHSMSLVEGLPAWGVTLVTIGAVAAVILAGVFLTRPVFRFIHSARLREMYTALALLIVVGISFLMMLVGLSPALGAFLAGVVLASSEFRHELETDLEPFKGLLLGLFFITVGAGINFPLLFGNAPAILSMALLVILLKGAILWVLAIIFRIKGRDRWLFALSLAQAGEFGFVLVSFSVGQGILPKGIAETLLLVIALSMLITPLLFILYEVISRHLAEGSAPYEPDEIDEKGPVIIAGIGRFGQIVNRLVQGSGFETVVLDHDMETIQLMRRFGVKGFLGDPTRPDILTAAGIMDARVLVVALDDPEAAIKLTTYARKLRPDLHIVARAHDRVHTYRQYQAGANDIVRETFDSSLRAGRYVLENVGLTEYEAAEAERVFYHHDRDTVRELAGLWKPGVKIEQNKEYIERAKELQRDLETALLSRETGQKRA; encoded by the coding sequence GTGGAAAGCTTTCTTTACCAGGCCTCAATCTATCTTCTTGCGGCTGTGATCGCCGTGCCAATCGCTGCCCGTCTCGGGCTGGGATCGGTGCTGGGCTATCTGACTGCGGGCATTCTGATCGGACCGGTTCTAAGTCTGGTTGGGTCGGAAACCGAAAGCCTGCAACACTTTGCCGAATTTGGCGTGGTGATGATGCTGTTCCTGATCGGTCTGGAACTGGAACCCCGCGCCCTTTGGGACATGCGTCACAAGCTGGTGGGTCTGGGTGGTTTGCAAGTAACCCTGTCCACCGTTGTGCTGATGGGTCTGGCGATGGCCTATGATCAACCTTGGGGCGTGGCTCTGGCTATTGGTCTGACGCTGTCGCTGTCGTCCACCGCGATTGTGCTGCAAACACTGTCGGAAAAGGGGCTGACGCAGACCAACGGCGGGCGCTCGGTGTTTTCCGTTCTGCTGACGCAGGACATTGCGGTAATCCCGATACTGGCCTTTCTGCCCCTGATCGCCGTTACCATTCCGGTGTCATTGACCGAAAACGGGGCGATCGTTCTGAGCACGGACGACCACCACAGCATGAGTCTGGTCGAAGGGTTGCCCGCATGGGGCGTTACGCTGGTCACCATCGGCGCTGTGGCGGCGGTGATATTGGCGGGTGTTTTTCTGACGCGGCCCGTGTTCCGCTTTATTCACTCGGCCCGTCTGCGCGAGATGTATACCGCGCTGGCTTTGCTGATCGTGGTGGGCATTTCGTTCCTGATGATGCTGGTGGGCCTGTCACCTGCATTGGGCGCGTTTCTGGCCGGTGTGGTTCTGGCCAGCTCGGAATTCCGCCACGAGCTGGAAACCGACCTTGAACCGTTCAAGGGGCTGTTGCTGGGGTTGTTTTTCATCACCGTCGGCGCTGGCATCAACTTTCCGCTGCTTTTTGGAAATGCGCCTGCGATCCTGTCGATGGCCCTGCTGGTGATCCTGCTCAAGGGCGCGATCCTGTGGGTTCTGGCCATCATCTTTCGCATCAAAGGCCGCGACAGGTGGCTTTTTGCCTTGTCTTTGGCGCAAGCGGGCGAATTCGGCTTTGTTCTTGTCAGCTTTTCGGTGGGTCAGGGCATCTTGCCCAAGGGGATCGCAGAAACCCTGTTGCTGGTGATTGCCCTGTCGATGCTGATCACCCCGCTGCTGTTCATTCTTTACGAGGTCATCAGCCGCCATTTGGCCGAAGGTAGCGCCCCTTACGAACCCGACGAGATCGACGAAAAGGGTCCGGTGATCATTGCGGGCATTGGCCGCTTTGGTCAGATCGTGAACCGGCTGGTGCAAGGCTCGGGTTTTGAGACGGTGGTGCTGGATCACGATATGGAAACCATCCAGCTGATGCGCCGTTTTGGCGTCAAAGGCTTTTTGGGTGATCCCACCCGCCCGGACATCCTGACCGCCGCAGGGATCATGGACGCGCGCGTTCTGGTCGTCGCGCTTGACGATCCCGAGGCCGCGATCAAACTGACGACCTATGCCCGCAAACTGCGTCCCGACCTGCACATCGTCGCGCGGGCCCACGACCGCGTACACACTTACCGTCAGTATCAGGCGGGCGCCAACGACATCGTGCGCGAAACCTTTGACAGCTCGCTGCGTGCGGGGCGCTATGTGCTGGAGAATGTGGGGCTGACGGAATACGAGGCCGCCGAAGCCGAACGCGTGTTCTACCACCACGACCGTGATACCGTTCGCGAACTTGCGGGCCTGTGGAAACCCGGCGTCAAAATCGAACAGAACAAGGAATACATCGAACGCGCCAAGGAACTGCAACGCGATCTGGAAACCGCCCTGCTGTCGCGCGAGACCGGGCAGAAGCGGGCCTGA
- a CDS encoding SGNH/GDSL hydrolase family protein yields the protein MKRWAVLALLPVLVVQGLWVRIKVPKLPEAGGPRAGTTGTGAPLRVLIVGDSSAAGVGVALQNDALSGQLAARLGRARAVTWQLRARSGATTAQVLAELQGAEPDHFDVVVVGLGVNDCKNGVPLARWVEQSRSLYDLLREHYGVRLICASALPPMGDLPALPRPLSTVLAARAALFDAALMGMVTEMPDLRRVHPDMATHVQVMAADGFHPGPLVYTAWAEAVAAEVETLL from the coding sequence ATGAAGCGCTGGGCGGTTCTTGCGCTGTTGCCAGTCCTTGTGGTCCAAGGGCTGTGGGTGCGCATAAAAGTTCCCAAACTGCCCGAGGCGGGCGGCCCGCGCGCGGGCACCACAGGCACGGGCGCGCCGCTGCGTGTGCTAATCGTGGGAGACAGTTCGGCCGCAGGTGTCGGCGTGGCATTGCAGAACGACGCGCTGTCCGGGCAGTTGGCGGCGCGGCTGGGACGTGCGCGTGCGGTGACATGGCAACTAAGGGCGCGCAGCGGCGCGACCACGGCGCAGGTGCTGGCAGAATTGCAGGGTGCCGAGCCTGATCATTTTGACGTGGTTGTGGTGGGGCTGGGCGTAAACGACTGTAAGAACGGCGTGCCGCTGGCGCGCTGGGTGGAACAAAGCCGCAGCCTGTATGATCTGCTACGCGAGCACTACGGGGTGCGGTTGATCTGTGCCTCGGCCCTGCCGCCGATGGGCGATCTGCCCGCCCTGCCACGTCCGCTGTCGACGGTTCTGGCCGCGCGGGCAGCGCTGTTTGATGCGGCCCTGATGGGTATGGTGACCGAAATGCCGGACCTGCGCCGTGTGCACCCCGACATGGCAACCCACGTGCAGGTGATGGCAGCCGACGGCTTTCACCCCGGTCCGTTGGTCTACACCGCTTGGGCCGAGGCTGTGGCTGCAGAGGTCGAAACGCTGCTGTAA
- the cobT gene encoding nicotinate-nucleotide--dimethylbenzimidazole phosphoribosyltransferase → MAPTFETLEAFAELMRTATGPDKVAYDGATERNGQLTKPPGALGRLEDLAIWYGAWRGMARPVLVAPQIVVFAGNHGVAARGVSAFPSEVTAQMVGNFQAGGAAINQLARTFGARMRVEALELDRPTADFTESEALGEADCVAALRAGWDAVDPAADLLVVGEMGIGNTTAAAAIAASLYGGGAEAWVGRGTGVDDAGLAIKRDVVAAGLKRHGSVRGLSALSAFGGREMAAMAGAMMRARIEGIPLILDGFICCAAAACLETEVAGALDHAVAGHQSAEGAHGTLLAELGKEPLLQLGLRLGEGSGAALAIGVMQGAVACLSGMATFAEAGVATG, encoded by the coding sequence ATGGCACCTACATTCGAAACACTGGAGGCATTCGCCGAACTGATGCGGACCGCGACGGGCCCCGACAAGGTGGCGTATGACGGCGCGACCGAGCGCAACGGCCAGTTGACCAAACCCCCCGGTGCCTTGGGGCGTCTCGAGGATCTGGCGATCTGGTATGGTGCATGGCGTGGTATGGCGCGTCCGGTTCTTGTGGCCCCGCAGATCGTGGTCTTTGCAGGCAATCACGGTGTGGCGGCACGCGGCGTGTCAGCTTTTCCGTCAGAGGTAACGGCGCAGATGGTCGGGAATTTTCAGGCAGGTGGGGCCGCGATCAACCAGTTGGCCCGCACGTTCGGTGCGCGCATGCGGGTTGAGGCGTTGGAACTGGACCGACCGACAGCGGATTTTACCGAAAGCGAAGCATTGGGCGAGGCCGATTGCGTGGCCGCCCTGCGCGCGGGCTGGGATGCGGTGGACCCTGCCGCCGATCTGTTGGTGGTTGGCGAGATGGGCATCGGCAACACCACGGCGGCGGCAGCGATTGCAGCGTCCCTTTATGGTGGTGGTGCCGAGGCTTGGGTCGGGCGCGGGACCGGTGTGGACGACGCGGGCCTTGCGATCAAACGCGACGTGGTTGCGGCGGGGCTGAAACGGCATGGCAGCGTGCGCGGCCTTTCGGCGCTATCGGCCTTTGGCGGGCGCGAGATGGCGGCGATGGCTGGCGCGATGATGCGCGCGCGCATCGAGGGAATTCCGCTGATCCTCGACGGATTCATTTGCTGTGCAGCAGCGGCCTGTCTGGAAACCGAAGTGGCGGGCGCGCTGGATCATGCTGTGGCCGGCCATCAAAGCGCCGAGGGCGCGCACGGCACGTTGCTGGCAGAACTTGGCAAAGAGCCATTGTTGCAGTTGGGGCTGCGTCTGGGCGAAGGGTCTGGTGCTGCGCTGGCGATTGGCGTGATGCAAGGGGCCGTGGCCTGCCTGAGCGGCATGGCAACCTTTGCCGAAGCGGGCGTTGCGACAGGCTGA